In Vicinamibacterales bacterium, the following are encoded in one genomic region:
- a CDS encoding NRAMP family divalent metal transporter, whose amino-acid sequence MFWISKAFHYLNRFRRRLLVFFAVLGPGIVVMVADNDAGGISTYAVTGSKFGFSLLFMFILLVPMAYFVQEMTVRLGAVTKRGHAEAIFEGFGPFWGWFSLADLFVINWLTLVTEYIGMTAAMSLFGVPAWLTVIVVTGILFAVVLSGEYWTFEKITLFFCLFNLVYIPAAIWTMETPTAPAWSKVLEGFYRPNLTFSTELLFILMANIGTTIAPWQIFFQQSAVVDKGIEVKDIGFGKWDTLVGAILTCAVAVFIIIATGAAFYYHHPAIVIEDARQTAEALAPLLPAGEGRWARTLFAIGLFDAGFLGALCISLSTSWAVGEVFGWAHSLNNSVRDAPWFYMLYLLILLTSGAVVLIPKAPLVTITMFVQVVAVTLLPSALVFLLLLLNDKDHMGEQVNTRWQNFANGTIVVIVVLMSTVLGITTLFPTLFG is encoded by the coding sequence GTGTTCTGGATCAGCAAAGCGTTTCACTACCTGAATCGATTCCGGCGAAGACTGCTCGTCTTCTTTGCCGTGCTCGGCCCGGGTATCGTCGTCATGGTGGCCGACAACGACGCCGGCGGCATCTCCACGTATGCCGTCACGGGGTCGAAGTTCGGCTTCTCGCTCCTGTTCATGTTCATCCTCCTGGTGCCGATGGCGTACTTCGTCCAGGAGATGACGGTGCGCCTGGGCGCTGTGACAAAGCGTGGCCACGCCGAGGCGATCTTCGAGGGCTTCGGCCCGTTCTGGGGCTGGTTCTCGCTCGCGGACCTCTTTGTCATCAACTGGCTGACGCTCGTCACCGAGTACATCGGCATGACCGCGGCGATGAGCCTGTTCGGCGTGCCGGCCTGGCTGACGGTCATCGTCGTCACGGGCATCCTGTTCGCGGTCGTGCTCTCGGGCGAGTATTGGACGTTCGAGAAGATCACGCTCTTCTTCTGTCTGTTCAACCTGGTGTACATCCCGGCGGCGATCTGGACGATGGAAACGCCCACCGCGCCAGCCTGGAGCAAGGTGCTCGAGGGATTCTACCGGCCGAATCTCACGTTCTCGACGGAGTTGCTGTTCATCCTGATGGCGAACATCGGGACCACGATTGCGCCGTGGCAGATCTTCTTCCAGCAGAGCGCCGTCGTGGACAAGGGGATCGAAGTCAAGGACATCGGGTTCGGGAAGTGGGACACGCTGGTCGGCGCGATTCTCACGTGCGCCGTCGCGGTCTTCATCATCATCGCGACCGGAGCGGCCTTCTACTACCACCACCCGGCGATCGTCATCGAGGACGCGCGGCAGACGGCCGAGGCGCTGGCGCCGCTCCTGCCGGCGGGCGAAGGCAGATGGGCCCGGACGCTGTTTGCGATCGGCCTGTTCGACGCCGGATTCCTCGGCGCACTGTGCATTTCGCTCTCGACGTCGTGGGCCGTCGGCGAGGTGTTCGGCTGGGCGCACTCGCTGAACAACAGCGTGCGCGACGCGCCCTGGTTCTACATGCTCTACCTGCTGATCCTGCTGACGTCCGGAGCCGTCGTGCTCATCCCGAAGGCACCGCTCGTCACGATCACGATGTTCGTCCAGGTGGTGGCGGTCACGCTGCTGCCGTCCGCCCTCGTGTTCCTGCTGCTGCTGTTGAACGACAAGGATCACATGGGGGAGCAGGTCAACACCCGTTGGCAGAATTTCGCCAACGGCACCATCGTCGTCATCGTC
- a CDS encoding DmsC/YnfH family molybdoenzyme membrane anchor subunit yields the protein MNDTRSARRTAATPFHEWPLVVFTTLAIVGAGLLATPLLAALAAGTPAPAFAALPWGALLLGAGLVVSLAHLGRPLRAPLAARRLGRSRLSAEIVLASLTLIVGIVAASLPYVSPLLDLSAAVLALAFLASLGLVYNLPGQQTWRGAVVWMPLSAGIGFGAVTLCGMWDGAIVTVGGIAAIVLAADTVLFILRRFALVWSSTPIVPVDAALFANRQWLLAARFTLVDILPGLLLFADLPRGAAGLLAVGILLDRLMFYGFASQQTTEREIAQAEAMI from the coding sequence ATGAACGACACTCGGTCGGCGCGCAGGACGGCGGCAACTCCTTTCCACGAGTGGCCGCTCGTGGTGTTCACGACGCTCGCCATCGTCGGCGCGGGACTGCTGGCCACGCCGCTTCTGGCTGCACTGGCTGCAGGTACGCCCGCACCGGCGTTTGCGGCGCTACCGTGGGGTGCACTGCTTCTCGGCGCCGGCCTCGTGGTGTCGCTGGCGCATCTCGGAAGGCCGCTTCGCGCACCGCTCGCAGCGCGACGTCTCGGCCGCAGCCGCCTCAGTGCGGAAATCGTCCTGGCCAGCCTCACGCTCATCGTCGGCATCGTCGCGGCGAGCCTGCCGTACGTCTCGCCGTTGCTCGACCTCTCGGCCGCCGTGCTGGCGCTGGCGTTCCTCGCCTCGCTCGGCCTGGTTTACAACCTGCCCGGCCAGCAGACGTGGCGGGGCGCAGTGGTGTGGATGCCGCTCAGCGCCGGAATCGGATTCGGCGCTGTGACGCTGTGCGGCATGTGGGACGGTGCGATCGTCACCGTCGGTGGCATTGCGGCGATCGTGCTGGCGGCTGACACGGTCCTCTTCATCCTGAGGCGGTTCGCGCTCGTGTGGTCTTCCACTCCCATCGTGCCAGTGGATGCCGCACTGTTCGCCAACCGACAGTGGTTGCTCGCCGCGCGGTTCACCCTGGTGGACATCCTGCCGGGCCTGCTGCTGTTCGCCGACCTGCCCAGAGGCGCTGCCGGCCTGCTGGCCGTCGGCATCCTCCTCGACCGCCTGATGTTCTACGGCTTTGCCTCGCAGCAGACGACCGAGAGGGAGATTGCACAGGCGGAGGCGATGATCTGA